In Pyrus communis chromosome 1, drPyrComm1.1, whole genome shotgun sequence, the following are encoded in one genomic region:
- the LOC137719625 gene encoding transcription factor MYB93-like, producing MGRSPCCDESGLKKGPWTPEEDQKLVQYIEQHGHGSWRALPKLAGLNRCGKSCRLRWTNYLRPDIKRGKFSEEEEQTILHLHSILGNKWSTIATHLDGRTDNEIKNFWNTHLKKKLIQMGFDPMTHQPRTDLFSNLSQLLALANLQDLMQQYQPLEHINQHAATLHADQAVQLAKLQYIQHLLQSVAYTSNNDSYTQNRSTEMEMDDQAFNLLNSINIPPIKENPNFNSLQLENPSSFSHGYGGNSSQLLHHHQTLLPHDLADPQVPFSSLPSLNNSDHEMGQGSNFTVVRSQENNPSDESPWFNNLLSPTAPSNPPTSNVPGDACCSRSSYGGRSSDSSSYWPDLFLEDANYG from the exons ATGGGAAGATCTCCCTGTTGTGATGAAAGTGGTCTCAAGAAAGGACCCTGGACTCCTGAAGAGGATCAAAAGCTTGTGCAATACATTGAACAACATGGACATGGAAGTTGGAGAGCTCTTCCAAAGCTTGCAG gtCTCAATAGATGTGGGAAGAGTTGCAGGCTAAGATGGACAAACTACTTAAGACCCGATATCAAAAGAGGCAAATTTTCTGAAGAAGAGGAGCAAACAATTCTACATCTCCATTCTATCCTTGGAAACAA ATGGTCAACAATTGCAACACACTTAGACGGCCGAACGGACAATGAAATCAAGAACTTCTGGAACACACATTTGAAGAAAAAGCTGATCCAGATGGGTTTTGATCCAATGACCCATCAGCCAAGAACTGACCTATTTTCCAACTTGTCTCAGCTTTTAGCCCTAGCTAACCTGCAGGATCTCATGCAGCAATATCAGCCATTGGAACACATTAATCAACATGCGGCAACATTACACGCAGATCAAGCCGTTCAATTGGCCAAGCTTCAATATATCCAGCATTTACTCCAATCCGTAGCTTATACAAGCAACAATGACAGTTATACCCAGAACAGAAGCACAGAGATGGAAATGGATGATCaggcctttaatttgttaaactCGATTAATATTCCTCCTATCAAAGAAAATCCGAATTTTAATTCACTACAACTGGAAAATCCAAGCTCATTTTCTCATGGATATGGTGGTAATTCTTCTCAACTACTCCACCATCATCAAACCCTACTGCCTCATGACCTAGCAGACCCACAAGTCCCTTTCAGTTCTCTACCATCTTTGAATAACAGTGATCATGAAATGGGCCAGGGCTCCAACTTTACAGTGGTCCGTAGTCAAGAAAATAACCCATCTGATGAATCTCCATGGTTTAATAATCTTCTATCTCCTACTGCTCCTTCTAATCCTCCAACCAGCAATGTTCCTGGAGATGCGTGCTGCAGCAGGTCTAGCTATGGAGGAAGAAGTAGTGATTCTTCATCCTACTGGCCTGACCTTTTTCTTGAGGACGCCAATTATGGTTGA